The Mangrovibacterium diazotrophicum DNA window AACGGTCAGCACCAACGATCACCGCGGGTTCTGACTGTTCAGTTGAATTGCTGCATCCGGTTGTTAAAATAGAAGCCAGAAGAATCAAACAGGAAATCAAACTCAGTTTCGCGTACATGAATTGTCTTTTTAAATTGGTAATATTCTATTCTTAAAAATTAAAAATGAGAGAGGCTGCGGTGTCTCGGTGCTAGTTTGATTTTGAGGCATCCCGAAGAAAAACCTCATCAAGTAAAACAGGAGCGAAGGAACATTTTGCTAAGATTGAACAGCCGCTTTTTTGCCGTTCCCAAACATACTAGTCATACGTTTTTCGAAAGATAATCTGCTGCGGAATTTGAACCCGACTCCGTTTCCGTACTCCTGAGATTTCACTCCCATAGTCACGTCCAACCTATATCGGAATTCGGGACCAAACATCATCAAGATCTTCCTCCAATACAACTATTGCACAGAACCCGGTTGCAGCACACCATCTACTGTCCCCCAACAGAATTTGTGGCTTTTCACCTGAACAGCGACTAAAAAAAGGAATGAATGGAAGATCCGCTCTGAAAAGAGCAGCTCAAATAAAAAGAATAACCCCCTTGACTAAATGATTTAAAAAAAGGACAGTTCTCTTGCAGAGAACTGTCCTTAACAATCTAATTATTCTGCAGTATCCCACCAAACGGGTTCAGTCATATAAGTATTCTCGAAAACACCCAATGCCGTTACTTTGGCAGCATTATAATATCGTTCGTAGTAAGCCATCTGGTAACGACGAATGTAATCCGTCTCGGTTGGGAAAGCGGTTTCATAAACAAATTCAGGACGCATAAAGCCTTTATAGACACCGGCATCCAGATCGTAGGTTCCCGCTGAACCGATACAATAGTCACAACGTCTCATATCAGTCCAAACTTCAGGACTATAAGTTAACGCGATGTACTTCTGCATCATGATGTGGCTCAGGGTCAACTCAGTCGAACTTTGTGCCACTGCTTCACTCGCCAGGAAGGCAGCACTTTCAGTCGACGAAATTCCCATTTTATCCATGTTTGCCTGAATACCTGCTTTGTAAGCTGTTAACGCACTGGCTTTGTCTCCTTCGCGGAAATAAACTTCAGCCTCGATAAACTTCACTTCAGAGTAGGAAAGCAGGAAATATGGTGAATTTTGTTGTGTGTAGAACAACACATTGTCATCAGTCGAGCGAAGCCCAACATAGTTTACATCCGAAGCCAATGGCTCAGAATCTACCTTTGTCAAATCAACACCGTAGGAATACTCTCCTGCATTGTCGCCACTTAAAATTTTCGGGATCAACAAGGCTGCACGAGGGTCTTCAACGCCGCTATTCCAGCTGTTTCCTGTTCCGTCAACTGTATTCAACAGGTAATCAATCCATAATTTACCGGGCTTGTAGCTGGCCGACATGTTTTGATATTGAATAGAACGGCGAGCCGAAATATCGCTAATCTCATACGGATAGGAAGCATCATCGTCATTCGAACTAAAAGACATTGAAAGAGCTGACAGGATGCCGCTTGGATTATAAGACAACAGATCGGTACCCTCTGCTTTTTTAGACAGGTGACTCATCAAACGGGCTTTTACGCCGTATGCAAACTTGATCCATTTGTCTACATCACCGTTGTACATGATATCGCCGGCGGCTAAAGTTGGAGCATCTTCCGCTTGAGTCTTCTGCAAGTCAGCAATCGCTTCGTCGCACAATGGCAACACCTGGCTGTAAACGTACTCTGCATCATCATAATCCGGCTGAATGTTTCCTGCCAAACCATCCTGATAGGCCATGTAGCCGTAGGCATCAACCAAAGCGCCACAACCAAATGCCTCCAAAATTTTACCAACACCAACATAATGCCATGCACCCAAATCTTCTGCATCCTGCACCATTTCGTCGATGTTCACCCAAGCATAGCCGTACCAGCACTGCCAAACCCATGCGTCGGCATTATTCTGAAATTGCCAGTTTTCCAACTGGTAATAACGGGCACTAGGGCTGTAAATATATCCCATTTGCTGGGTCAGGGCGGCAACACGGGTTCCGTGACTGCCATAAAAGTCGAAAGTCTCCGTCAAAGCATAGGGCAGTCGCTGATCAGGAGAAGCTTCCTGCGCGCTGTTCGGGGACGTATTAATGTCCAGATCATAATCACAGGACGTGATTATCAATCCGAGTAATATGATTAAAGTTGTCGTTATCTTTTTCATAGTTGATTGCTTTAAAACTTAATATTTACACCAAATGCAACACTGGTTGTAGCTGGTACGCCTGCATAATCGATCGCTGTAGAACCGGCACCAACAACACCTGAACCTCCGGCACTTACCTCAGGGTCCATTCCTTTATAGTTGGTAAATAACAACAAGTTAGTTCCCGACAGCGAAATATCTGCTGATTTAACAAATCCGAGTTTATCACAGAAAGAACCCGGCAAAGAGTAGGTTAACGACGCAGAACGCAAACGGAACCAATTCACATCGGTAATAAAGTGAGAAGCATCCGCAACATACTCATTCTGATAGTAGCTTTGATCCAATTCCACGGAGCTGGTTGCATCCTGGTAATCACCATTCGAATCAACCATTACACCACTGAATTGCCCTGTTGTACCACGGTTTTCGGTTTCTTTACTTGTACCCGAGTAAACCATTGCATATTCGGTTGCATTGTAAACATCTCCGCCCTTGCGGATATCAATCAGGAATGAAAGATTCCAATTTTTAAAGGTGATACTGTTGTTGAAGCCAAGCAACAAATCCGGCTCGCGGTTACCAACGATATTGGTCGCATCTGTTGAAGTAATTGGCAAACCGGTATCAGAATCCAGGATTGTTTTTCCATTT harbors:
- a CDS encoding SusD/RagB family nutrient-binding outer membrane lipoprotein, which produces MKKITTTLIILLGLIITSCDYDLDINTSPNSAQEASPDQRLPYALTETFDFYGSHGTRVAALTQQMGYIYSPSARYYQLENWQFQNNADAWVWQCWYGYAWVNIDEMVQDAEDLGAWHYVGVGKILEAFGCGALVDAYGYMAYQDGLAGNIQPDYDDAEYVYSQVLPLCDEAIADLQKTQAEDAPTLAAGDIMYNGDVDKWIKFAYGVKARLMSHLSKKAEGTDLLSYNPSGILSALSMSFSSNDDDASYPYEISDISARRSIQYQNMSASYKPGKLWIDYLLNTVDGTGNSWNSGVEDPRAALLIPKILSGDNAGEYSYGVDLTKVDSEPLASDVNYVGLRSTDDNVLFYTQQNSPYFLLSYSEVKFIEAEVYFREGDKASALTAYKAGIQANMDKMGISSTESAAFLASEAVAQSSTELTLSHIMMQKYIALTYSPEVWTDMRRCDYCIGSAGTYDLDAGVYKGFMRPEFVYETAFPTETDYIRRYQMAYYERYYNAAKVTALGVFENTYMTEPVWWDTAE